A single Polyodon spathula isolate WHYD16114869_AA chromosome 6, ASM1765450v1, whole genome shotgun sequence DNA region contains:
- the LOC121316679 gene encoding homeobox protein SIX2 isoform X2, with amino-acid sequence MSMLPTFGFTQEQVACVCEVLQQGGNIERLGRFLWSLPACEHLHKNESVLKAKAVVAFHRGNFRELYKILESHQFSPHNHPKLQQLWLKAHYVEAEKLRGRPLGAVGKYRVRRKFPLPRSIWDGEETSYCFKEKSRGVLREWYTHNPYPSPREKRELAEATGLTTTQVSNWFKNRRQRDRAAETKERENNENSNSSSHNPLTSSMNGNKTILGSSEDEKTPSGTPDHTPSSPALLLTSNSGLQPLHGLAPPQGPSAIPVSSADAMHHHHLHDVILNPMSSNLVDLGS; translated from the exons ATGTCAATGCTTCCAACTTTTGGTTTTACTCAAGAGCAAGTTGCGTGCGTTTGCGAAGTGCTCCAACAGGGGGGCAACATAGAACGCCTTGGCCGCTTTCTGTGGTCCCTACCTGCCTGCGAACACCTTCACAAGAACGAAAGCGTCCTCAAAGCCAAGGCCGTCGTGGCGTTCCACAGGGGCAATTTCAGAGAGCTGTACAAGATTCTGGAGAGCCACCAGTTCTCGCCACATAACCACCCCAAACTGCAGCAGCTCTGGCTCAAAGCGCACTACGTCGAGGCCGAGAAGCTCCGGGGCCGCCCTCTTGGGGCAGTGGGGAAGTACCGGGTCCGCAGAAAGTTCCCTTTGCCCCGGTCCATCTGGGACGGCGAGGAGACCAGCTACTGCTTTAAAGAGAAGAGCCGGGGCGTTCTGAGGGAGTGGTACACCCACAACCCATACCCGTCCCCACGAGAGAAAAGAGAGCTAGCCGAGGCCACTGGCCTCACCACAACCCAAGTCAGCAACTGGTTCAAAAACAGAAGACAGAGGGACCGAGCGGCAGAAACCAAAGAAAG AGAAAACAACGAGAATTCAAACTCCAGCAGCCACAATCCATTGACTTCTTCCATGaatggaaataaaacaattttggGGAGCTCTGAAGACGAGAAAACTCCCTCGGGAACCCCGGATCACACACCGTCGAGCCCTGCTTTACTGCTAACGTCGAACTCTGGACTCCAGCCTCTGCACGGGCTGGCGCCGCCTCAGGGTCCGAGCGCGATCCCGGTTTCCAGCGCAGACGCTATGCATCATCACCATTTACACGATGTCATCCTGAACCCCATGTCGTCCAACCTGGTCGACCTTGGCtcttaa
- the LOC121316679 gene encoding homeobox protein SIX2 isoform X1 codes for MSMLPTFGFTQEQVACVCEVLQQGGNIERLGRFLWSLPACEHLHKNESVLKAKAVVAFHRGNFRELYKILESHQFSPHNHPKLQQLWLKAHYVEAEKLRGRPLGAVGKYRVRRKFPLPRSIWDGEETSYCFKEKSRGVLREWYTHNPYPSPREKRELAEATGLTTTQVSNWFKNRRQRDRAAETKERYEENNENSNSSSHNPLTSSMNGNKTILGSSEDEKTPSGTPDHTPSSPALLLTSNSGLQPLHGLAPPQGPSAIPVSSADAMHHHHLHDVILNPMSSNLVDLGS; via the exons ATGTCAATGCTTCCAACTTTTGGTTTTACTCAAGAGCAAGTTGCGTGCGTTTGCGAAGTGCTCCAACAGGGGGGCAACATAGAACGCCTTGGCCGCTTTCTGTGGTCCCTACCTGCCTGCGAACACCTTCACAAGAACGAAAGCGTCCTCAAAGCCAAGGCCGTCGTGGCGTTCCACAGGGGCAATTTCAGAGAGCTGTACAAGATTCTGGAGAGCCACCAGTTCTCGCCACATAACCACCCCAAACTGCAGCAGCTCTGGCTCAAAGCGCACTACGTCGAGGCCGAGAAGCTCCGGGGCCGCCCTCTTGGGGCAGTGGGGAAGTACCGGGTCCGCAGAAAGTTCCCTTTGCCCCGGTCCATCTGGGACGGCGAGGAGACCAGCTACTGCTTTAAAGAGAAGAGCCGGGGCGTTCTGAGGGAGTGGTACACCCACAACCCATACCCGTCCCCACGAGAGAAAAGAGAGCTAGCCGAGGCCACTGGCCTCACCACAACCCAAGTCAGCAACTGGTTCAAAAACAGAAGACAGAGGGACCGAGCGGCAGAAACCAAAGAAAGGTACGA AGAAAACAACGAGAATTCAAACTCCAGCAGCCACAATCCATTGACTTCTTCCATGaatggaaataaaacaattttggGGAGCTCTGAAGACGAGAAAACTCCCTCGGGAACCCCGGATCACACACCGTCGAGCCCTGCTTTACTGCTAACGTCGAACTCTGGACTCCAGCCTCTGCACGGGCTGGCGCCGCCTCAGGGTCCGAGCGCGATCCCGGTTTCCAGCGCAGACGCTATGCATCATCACCATTTACACGATGTCATCCTGAACCCCATGTCGTCCAACCTGGTCGACCTTGGCtcttaa